In Zobellia roscoffensis, the following are encoded in one genomic region:
- the metE gene encoding 5-methyltetrahydropteroyltriglutamate--homocysteine S-methyltransferase, whose amino-acid sequence MKTTNLGYPRIGSKRELKKTLEQYWSGKINVESLLDTAKSIRKENWLLQKEQGIDLIPSNDFSLYDQVLDLSVTLGCIPERYSALTNNPAFSSHDLYFAMARGIQKEGVDITAMEMTKWFDTNYHYIVPEFTKNQTFNVSSDKIVNEYKEALELGIKTKPVLIGPVSFLLLGKEKEEDFHRIDLLERLLPAYEEILQQLSDIDAEHVQLDEPYLALNLTEKEQRAVHQTYAYFTTKFPNLKITVANYFDCFGDNIETALSLPVHTLHLDLVRCSSQLDDIIESGKLNSYTHLSLGVVDGRNIWKNDYEKSLKLIQKAIDFIGAERILIAPSCSLLHSPIDLNLETNKENLSSELKQWLAFAKQKLGEVATLKKLANKENLSENLEKLKKNSEAHANRATSALIHNQQVKQRLGALSAKDDQRESTFPTRQKLQKEALDLPLFPTTTIGSFPQTKDVRSWRANFKKGNLSIDEYNALLEKETKETIEFQERTGLDVLVHGEFERNDMVEYFGEQLNGFAFTSFGWVQSYGSRCVKPPIIFGDVSRDTPMTVKWSAFAQSLTEKPVKGMLTGPVTILQWSFVRNDQPRSETCTQIALAIRDEVVNLEAAGLQVIQIDEPAIREGLPLRKEEWDTYLNWAIRAFRISASGVKDETQIHTHMCYSEFNDIISNIADMDADVITIECSRSQMELLDVFATFKYPNEIGPGVYDIHSPRVPERAEMVALMEKAAKQIPVEQLWINPDCGLKTRHWPETREALIEMVAAARECREKSSVLA is encoded by the coding sequence ATGAAAACTACCAACCTTGGCTATCCCAGAATTGGAAGTAAAAGAGAATTGAAAAAAACCCTAGAGCAGTACTGGTCGGGCAAAATAAACGTTGAATCCCTATTAGATACGGCAAAATCTATTCGGAAAGAAAATTGGTTATTACAAAAAGAACAAGGTATTGACCTTATTCCCAGTAATGATTTTTCCCTTTACGACCAGGTATTGGACTTATCCGTAACCCTGGGATGTATCCCTGAACGTTATTCCGCCTTGACCAACAACCCTGCTTTCTCTAGCCACGATTTATATTTTGCCATGGCGAGAGGCATTCAAAAGGAAGGCGTAGATATTACAGCAATGGAAATGACCAAATGGTTTGACACCAACTACCATTACATTGTGCCGGAATTCACTAAAAACCAAACATTTAATGTTTCTTCGGATAAAATTGTAAATGAATATAAAGAAGCTTTAGAGCTAGGTATCAAAACCAAACCGGTATTAATAGGCCCTGTTTCTTTTCTTCTGCTTGGAAAAGAGAAAGAAGAGGATTTCCACAGGATAGACTTACTAGAACGGTTGCTCCCTGCATATGAAGAAATACTTCAACAACTCTCAGATATCGATGCGGAACATGTACAATTGGATGAACCATATTTAGCCCTTAATCTTACCGAAAAAGAACAACGCGCCGTACACCAAACGTATGCTTATTTCACTACAAAATTTCCGAATTTAAAAATTACAGTAGCCAATTATTTTGATTGTTTTGGGGATAATATAGAGACTGCTTTAAGCCTTCCCGTACACACCCTGCACTTAGACCTTGTACGTTGCTCATCTCAATTAGATGACATTATAGAATCTGGAAAATTAAACAGTTACACGCATTTATCTCTAGGGGTAGTTGATGGAAGAAATATCTGGAAAAACGATTATGAAAAATCGTTGAAATTGATTCAGAAAGCAATCGATTTTATAGGTGCCGAGCGCATTCTTATTGCTCCTTCATGCTCTTTGTTACACTCCCCAATCGATTTAAATTTGGAGACTAACAAAGAAAACTTAAGCTCAGAACTCAAGCAATGGCTCGCTTTCGCCAAACAAAAACTAGGAGAAGTAGCTACTCTTAAAAAGTTGGCCAATAAAGAAAACCTTTCCGAGAATTTAGAAAAACTTAAAAAGAACAGTGAAGCGCATGCCAACAGAGCAACATCTGCATTAATACATAATCAACAAGTAAAGCAACGGCTTGGTGCTCTATCTGCCAAAGATGACCAAAGAGAAAGCACATTCCCAACACGACAGAAACTTCAGAAAGAAGCACTAGACCTTCCGCTGTTCCCAACCACAACCATTGGTTCTTTTCCCCAAACAAAAGATGTGCGAAGCTGGAGGGCCAATTTTAAAAAAGGCAATCTGTCCATTGATGAATACAACGCTCTCCTTGAAAAAGAAACCAAGGAAACCATAGAATTCCAAGAACGTACGGGACTAGATGTCCTGGTTCACGGTGAATTCGAAAGAAACGACATGGTAGAATACTTTGGCGAACAGCTAAACGGATTCGCTTTTACCAGCTTTGGCTGGGTACAGAGTTACGGCAGCAGATGTGTAAAACCTCCCATCATTTTCGGTGATGTTTCAAGAGATACTCCAATGACGGTTAAATGGTCGGCTTTTGCACAATCGTTGACGGAAAAACCGGTGAAAGGAATGCTCACCGGACCTGTAACTATCCTGCAATGGTCCTTTGTACGAAACGATCAACCACGTTCAGAAACCTGCACCCAAATCGCATTGGCGATACGAGATGAAGTTGTAAATCTAGAAGCTGCCGGACTTCAGGTGATACAAATTGATGAACCTGCTATTCGCGAAGGACTTCCGCTACGCAAAGAAGAGTGGGATACCTATTTGAACTGGGCCATAAGAGCTTTTAGAATTTCCGCCAGTGGAGTAAAAGATGAAACTCAGATTCATACCCACATGTGCTATTCTGAATTCAATGATATTATTTCCAACATTGCCGATATGGATGCCGATGTTATCACCATTGAATGCTCACGGTCCCAGATGGAACTGTTAGACGTTTTCGCAACGTTTAAATACCCTAATGAAATTGGACCAGGTGTTTATGACATTCACTCGCCACGAGTTCCAGAAAGAGCAGAAATGGTCGCTTTAATGGAAAAAGCCGCCAAACAGATTCCTGTGGAGCAACTTTGGATCAATCCGGATTGTGGATTAAAAACCAGACATTGGCCAGAAACCAGGGAGGCGCTTATAGAAATGGTAGCAGCCGCCAGGGAATGCCGTGAAAAAAGTTCGGTTCTAGCTTAA
- a CDS encoding NAD(P)/FAD-dependent oxidoreductase, whose product MVRRIQLRVSLKEESQPNILLKKTAKYLSEDENNITIKVLRKSIDARKPAIYFNYKMEVYINEEPSKKADYVFKYQDVSKAKEVHIVGFGPAGMWAALRCLELGFKPIVLERGNNVQNRRRDLKAINQDHTVNEDSNYCFGEGGAGTYSDGKLYTRSLKRGDVRRIFESLVHHGATEEILVDAHPHIGTNKLPKIVQNIRETIIEHGGEVHFNTRLTNFTVKNNKIESLQLQNGNEMKANRVILATGHSARDIYYLLNDKKISLKAKSFAMGVRVEHPQHIIDSIQYHCSGERNELLPAAAYSLVQQVKNRGVYSFCMCPGGFIVPAATAPGEVVVNGMSPSKRNNKFANSGIVVEINADEDLYKYERFGVLKGLEYQKDLERLAFTSGGRTQTAPAQRLTDFVEGKLSADLNPTSYQPGLNSAPLHSLLPKLIGGRLRQGFKAFGDKMKGYYTAEANIVGVESRTSSPVNIPRTEKLEHPEIEGLFPCGEGGGYAGGIVSAAMDGERCAEAAIAGL is encoded by the coding sequence ATGGTCAGAAGAATTCAGTTACGGGTATCGCTAAAAGAGGAAAGTCAACCCAACATCCTCTTAAAAAAAACAGCTAAATATTTAAGCGAAGACGAAAACAACATCACTATTAAGGTGTTGAGAAAGTCCATTGACGCCCGTAAACCTGCTATTTACTTCAATTACAAAATGGAGGTCTACATCAACGAAGAACCTTCTAAAAAGGCCGACTACGTTTTTAAATACCAAGATGTTTCAAAAGCGAAGGAAGTCCACATCGTCGGTTTCGGCCCTGCAGGAATGTGGGCCGCATTGCGCTGTCTGGAATTAGGGTTTAAACCAATTGTTCTAGAGCGTGGCAATAATGTTCAAAATAGAAGACGAGATTTAAAGGCCATTAACCAAGACCATACCGTAAACGAAGATTCCAACTATTGTTTTGGCGAAGGCGGTGCGGGAACCTATTCCGATGGTAAACTATACACCCGAAGCTTAAAAAGAGGCGATGTGCGCCGTATTTTTGAAAGTTTGGTGCATCATGGCGCCACGGAAGAAATTCTGGTAGACGCGCACCCTCATATTGGTACAAACAAGCTGCCTAAGATTGTTCAAAACATTCGGGAAACAATTATTGAGCATGGTGGCGAGGTTCACTTTAATACGCGCCTGACGAATTTTACTGTAAAAAACAATAAGATTGAAAGCCTTCAATTGCAGAACGGCAATGAAATGAAGGCGAACAGGGTAATTCTCGCTACAGGACATTCAGCACGTGATATTTACTATTTATTGAACGACAAAAAAATCAGCCTAAAAGCAAAATCTTTTGCCATGGGCGTTCGGGTAGAACATCCGCAACATATTATAGACTCCATTCAATACCATTGTTCGGGAGAGCGAAACGAATTGCTTCCGGCAGCTGCCTATAGCTTGGTCCAACAAGTAAAAAATAGAGGTGTGTATTCATTTTGTATGTGTCCGGGTGGCTTTATCGTTCCCGCAGCCACTGCACCTGGTGAAGTGGTCGTAAACGGCATGTCACCTTCCAAACGAAATAATAAGTTTGCCAATTCTGGAATTGTAGTAGAAATCAACGCCGATGAAGACTTATACAAATACGAACGTTTTGGAGTTTTAAAAGGATTGGAATACCAAAAGGATTTAGAGCGATTGGCTTTTACCTCAGGCGGAAGAACCCAGACCGCACCAGCGCAACGTTTAACGGATTTTGTGGAAGGCAAGCTCTCAGCCGACCTCAATCCTACCTCCTACCAACCCGGGTTGAATTCCGCTCCCTTGCATTCGCTATTACCGAAGCTAATTGGTGGAAGGCTACGTCAGGGTTTTAAAGCTTTTGGCGATAAAATGAAAGGTTACTACACCGCCGAAGCGAATATCGTAGGCGTAGAATCCCGCACTTCTTCACCGGTAAACATCCCCAGAACCGAAAAACTGGAACATCCGGAAATTGAAGGTCTTTTTCCATGTGGAGAAGGCGGTGGTTATGCCGGTGGAATTGTTTCTGCGGCTATGGATGGCGAGCGTTGTGCCGAGGCTGCGATTGCGGGGCTATAG
- a CDS encoding DEAD/DEAH box helicase has product MTFKDLGIALPILKAIEEQGYTNPTPIQEQAIPILLNKKDLLGVAQTGTGKTAAFSIPIIHHLHTDQEQTRGKRRIRTLIVTPTRELAIQIADNFTAYSKHTRIKNTVIFGGVKQQRQVNALRNGVDALIATPGRLLDLMNQNIISLRDIEFVVLDEADQMLDMGFIHDIKKIIAKLPKQRQSLFFSATMPSSIVELSKTLLGDFERVTIKPQQATAEKVEQGVYFVTKPNKPKLLVHLINERPTDSVLVFSRTKHGANKIVKKLAQADIKSAAIHGNKSQTARQKALGEFKDGKLRVLIATDIAARGIDVEELSLVVNYDLPNVPETYVHRIGRTGRASASGIALSFCDKEERAYLKDIEKLIKQQVPRMPEHPFVDGDEGEASAEENKPRQRPNSNNSRNNNRNRNRNRNRNRNNNSGNSSNRNSGNRNRNNSNKSRRED; this is encoded by the coding sequence ATGACATTTAAAGATTTAGGTATTGCTTTGCCTATACTCAAAGCTATTGAGGAACAAGGATATACAAATCCCACCCCCATTCAGGAACAAGCCATTCCCATTTTACTTAACAAAAAAGACTTATTAGGAGTTGCTCAAACAGGAACCGGTAAAACGGCGGCTTTCAGCATTCCTATTATTCATCATTTACATACGGATCAAGAGCAGACTAGAGGTAAGCGCCGCATACGCACGCTGATTGTAACCCCTACTCGAGAACTTGCCATTCAAATTGCCGATAACTTTACAGCTTACAGCAAACATACCCGTATTAAGAACACGGTGATTTTTGGTGGCGTTAAACAGCAACGACAAGTAAACGCATTGCGTAATGGAGTTGATGCCTTAATTGCAACACCAGGAAGGTTGTTGGATTTAATGAACCAGAACATTATCTCTTTGCGGGATATTGAATTTGTGGTTTTAGACGAAGCCGACCAAATGCTGGATATGGGTTTTATTCACGATATCAAGAAAATTATTGCGAAGCTGCCCAAACAAAGACAATCACTTTTCTTTTCGGCTACCATGCCTTCCAGTATTGTTGAACTTTCAAAAACGTTATTGGGTGATTTTGAAAGGGTAACCATTAAACCTCAACAGGCTACGGCCGAAAAAGTTGAACAAGGGGTTTATTTCGTTACGAAACCTAACAAACCAAAATTACTGGTCCACCTTATCAATGAGCGTCCTACGGATTCCGTTTTGGTGTTTTCACGTACCAAACATGGCGCAAATAAAATTGTAAAGAAATTAGCCCAGGCCGATATTAAATCCGCGGCCATACACGGTAATAAGTCGCAAACTGCCAGACAGAAAGCATTAGGCGAATTTAAGGACGGAAAACTCCGTGTTTTGATTGCGACCGATATTGCAGCAAGGGGAATTGACGTAGAGGAACTCTCTCTTGTTGTAAATTACGATTTGCCAAATGTACCAGAAACATATGTACACCGTATCGGGAGAACAGGCCGTGCCAGTGCCAGTGGTATTGCATTATCTTTTTGCGATAAGGAAGAGCGCGCTTATTTGAAGGATATTGAAAAGCTCATTAAACAACAAGTACCTCGTATGCCAGAGCATCCGTTTGTAGATGGTGATGAAGGTGAAGCATCTGCAGAAGAAAATAAACCGCGGCAAAGACCTAATTCCAACAATTCCAGAAACAATAATAGAAACAGGAATCGCAATAGAAATAGGAACAGAAACAACAACTCGGGAAATTCAAGTAACCGAAATTCGGGAAACCGAAATCGTAATAATTCCAATAAATCTCGTAGGGAGGATTAA